The Sphingobacteriales bacterium genomic sequence CACCCATTTAAAGGCAATATAGATTTAAAAAAATTAGATGCACTTGTTAAAAAACATGGGGCCAAACGAATTCCGTATGTGTGCATTGCAACAAATGTAAACATGGCAGGCGGGCAGCCCATTAGTATGGAAAATCTTAAAGAGGTTCGCTCGTACACGAATAAACACGGCATTAAAATTATTCACGACATGACCCGCGTAGCCGAGAACGCCTACTTTATTCAGCAACGCGAAAAAGGCTACGAGAAAAAAACCATCCGCGAAATAGTTTTTGAAATTTGCTCTTATACAGATGGTGCCACCATGAGCGCAAAAAAGGATGCCTTAGTAAATATTGGCGGCTTTTTGGCCATTAATGACTGGGATGCTTTTGAAGAGGCAAGAAATTTGGTAGTAGTGTACGAAGGCTTGCACACCTATGGCGGTTTGGCCGGCCGAGACATGGAAGCGATGGCCATTGGCATTGAAGAAAGCTTGAGCGACAACCATATACGAGCACGTGTGGGGCAAATTGAATACCTTGGGCATAAAATGATGGAATATGGTATTCCAATTGTAAAACCTATTGGTGGACATGGAATTTTTGTTGATGCCAAACAATTTCTTCCACATATTACGCAAGATGAGTATCCGGCACAAACATTAGCCGCCGAAATTTATATTGACTCGGGCGTGCGCACTATGGAACGCGGAATTGTATCGGCCGGAAGAAAGCCAAACGGCGAAAACTATTACCCAAAATTAGAACTAGTTCGTTTTACCATTCCCCGCCGGGTTTACACGCAGGCACACATGGATGTAATTGCCGAGTCTGCTTACAATGTGTACAGAAGGCGGAAAAGCATCAAAGGATTGAAAATGATTTACGAACCTAAATATTTGCGCTTTTTCCAGGCCAAATTTGAAAGACTGAAATAAAAGATTGGAGCTAAAATATAAAAACTTAAAAATAAGGTAAATATATAGTTTTGGATTGTAGTACTTTTGTTCCGGAAATAAACAATTTCAATTTGTTTATTCATTGAACTATGCGATGAAAAGATAAAAAGCACAGCCGTAAAATAAAAAAGGATTAAGCGCCGACTAAACTTTTTAAATAATATTGCTAACGAAGACGGAATAAGTTAAATTTCCGGATAGCGGCAGTATTTGCGCTTTCCATGTTTGTTTTACAATTTCATATTTCATAATCACTCAAACTATTTTCCCATGAAAAAAGTACAATTTATTTTTTCGTTTTTTTTGCTTTTAACAATTATGCTTGCCTTTTCTTCTTGTAATAAAGACGACAACACTAACCCTGTATTAAAAACAGCAGATTTTAAGGCAAGTGTAACCGGCGACTATGCCCAAACCATTGACCAGGCCATTCCGCCGGGTTCTACAACTCATTCTGTTCTTGGTTCTTTCAGTTCTCTTGGAGGGCTGAGTCTATATTGTGCCGAAGGTACTACATGGTCTATCAATTTATTGGCAAAAACTGCTACCAGCATTTCAAACGGAACTTATACAATAGTTGCCCCTGACGGTTTTGGGGTATATAATCACACTGCCTCGGGGTCGCCAACTGGTTTTTACGCAATTTCGGGGTCGCTTACTATAACCGATACCGAATCGACTGCGCCGCTTGGCAAAAGTACCGACCGCTATGTTTCGGGAAATTTTACTGGCGTATTCACGTCTGGTGACCAACCACCTAAAACGGTTACTATATCTGGCAGTTTTGAAGATGTTTATATAGTTCACGACTTATAAAAATTGCTATTTTATTGGTGCGCTCTAACCGAAGCAAAAAGGTTAGGGCGCATTAAATTGGGTGCAAAATTAATGTTTGATGAAGTTTGCTTGTTTGCATAGCAATCAAGACGGCAAATTTATTATCAGTACGCGCTGTTTTGGGTAGTAAATATCCGGAATTAAAAGAATGACCGCACATTAAACATACAACCACCTTAAGATGACGTAAATTAAAACTTAGTAATTTGTGCGCCATCAGTACAAAATAATGTGCTTAAAAAAACAAAATGACAAAAAAAATATTGCTGCGGCAAGAAACAACAGCCGATTTTGACGAGGTTTTTGAGCTTAACCGAGCAGCATTTGGGCAAGATAACGAAGCAAAATTGGTAGTTGCTTTAAGGGGCAATCCGGATGTTTTTGTTCCGGAACTTTCAGAGCCTGTCTAAATTTTATTTTCTAATTCTATTAAGCATCAATTTTATCATGGCAAGTTGGATCATTGTCTGGCTCGTTTCGGTTTGGAACTCAAAGTCTTTACTCAATCTTCGATAGCTTTCGAGCCATGCAAAAGTTCTTTCAACAATCCATCTTTTTGGCAATACTTCGAATTTCGAGGCTGTATTCGATCTACTTACAACCTCAACCACCCACCCAAACGTTTTGCGGGTATTTTCAATTAACTCGCCTCTATACCCGCCATCAGCTACTATCTTTACCAATCTGCAAAACCTGCCTCTGAGGTCAGCTATAACCATTGGGGCTGATTTACTGTCATGCTCATTTGCCGCATGAACCACAACCGCTAAAAAGTAGTCCTATTGTATCGACAACAATATGCCGCTTTCTCCCTTTAACTTGTTTACCCCCGTCCATCCCTCCGCAAAAGCCTCCGACGCTCGGTGCCTTTACCCTCTGGCTATCAATTATACCAACACTTGGCGATGAAGCCCTGCCTGCTTGCTTTCGAGTCTTATCCTGAGTATTTCATGGATGAGTTCTATCGTCCCATCCTTCTTCCACTTGGTAAAATAGTAGTAAACAAGCTTCCATGACGGAAAATGGAACGGCAGCATGCGCCATTGAGCCAGTTTTAAGCAAATAGAACAGCGCATTAAAAATTTCTCTTAAACTGTGTTTTCGTTTCCGTTTGTCGTCTAAAATGCCTAATATTGCACTCCATTGACTATCGGTGAGACTGCTTGGGTAGGTTTTCATTTTACTTTATGTGTTTGATTTTCATAAAGCTATGAATTATTATTTAAACGTCAAACTGATAGTCTTTTATTCACATCTCTTTTAATAACTTTTTTCCTATCAATTTTTAGGACTGGCATGCCAATTTTTAATTTTTAGACAGTCTCTCAATTGTTGCAACCCAAAACAATAAAATTGTAGGGCATATCTTATTGACCAAAATATTGATAAAAGACAGCAACGGAAACCTATTTGAGAGTTTAGGACTTGCCCCAATGGCGGTAAGCCCTGAGTGCCAAAAAAGTGGAATTGGCGGGCAACTTGTAAAAAAAGGGCTTGAACTGGCAAAGCGCTTAAAATTTAAGTCGGTAGTGGTGTTGGGGCACGAACATTATTATCCAAAATTTGGATTTGAACCCGCCAACAAATGGAATATTAAAGCGCCGTTCGATGTGCCGTCAAACTTTTTTATGGCCATTGAATTAGAAAAAGACGGGCTTAAAAATGTAGCAGGAACGGTAATTTACCCAAAAGAATTTGAAATGGTGTAATAAAGCCCGCCCTAAAGACAAGCTTATTTCTTTGCCAACACCATTTGGGGGTACTACCAATATTGAATCCCCCAAACAACCCGAAACGTTATTAAGTTTTTTTCAAGCAACCCAACTACTTATAATATCGTATTTACTAAGTGGATTTGGGTTGCAATTTTATGTGTATTATTTTATATTAAATAAAATTAATATTATTTGTAAATAATAATTTATCCGGATGATTTGTTGACTATTTTTAGCAATATGTTTTGCCAAAACCAACCATTTTTTAACAGGATTTTTACCTTATGTCTTCAACTTTACCAATTATTGTTAAAACATTTACAAATTGTAAGTTGAAGTTTATAAAATTAATTCTACCTTTAGCGCAAAATCGCACCTATATAACTGCATTTATCTAATATTCCGTACTCAACACACAGCCATTTAACAATAGTTTATATTAATTGATTTCTATGGCGTAAAATTTACATTATTCAATTGTAATTTAGAGGAAATTTTTAAACAAGCGGCTAATTTGTATTAGTAAGCTTTTACTCGTACATTAAGCAAATCAAGTAATATAATGTAAATTTGTGAATTAAAAAAAAGAGAACTGTGTGTTGGTTTGGGTTTTATTAGTATTTAAGTGATAGCTACTCCATAGAGATTGTATTTGTAAGTTTATTTTATTGAACGCTTATATACAATATCGCTATGGTAAAAAATATTACCCATGCCCTAATAACTATCACCCTACTTTTAATAGTTATTTCTCAACAAAAACTTAAGGCACAGCTAACTGCA encodes the following:
- a CDS encoding tyrosine phenol-lyase: MTQKIKHSWAEPYKMKMVELLKMTSRPQRLKAIKDAGFNTFLLNSEDVYIDLLTDSGTSAMSDRQWAGMMLGDEAYAGSRNFFHLEKVIQKCYGYKYIIPTHQGRGAENILSKILIKEGDIVPGNMYFTTTRLHQELAGGTFADVIIDEAHDSENLHPFKGNIDLKKLDALVKKHGAKRIPYVCIATNVNMAGGQPISMENLKEVRSYTNKHGIKIIHDMTRVAENAYFIQQREKGYEKKTIREIVFEICSYTDGATMSAKKDALVNIGGFLAINDWDAFEEARNLVVVYEGLHTYGGLAGRDMEAMAIGIEESLSDNHIRARVGQIEYLGHKMMEYGIPIVKPIGGHGIFVDAKQFLPHITQDEYPAQTLAAEIYIDSGVRTMERGIVSAGRKPNGENYYPKLELVRFTIPRRVYTQAHMDVIAESAYNVYRRRKSIKGLKMIYEPKYLRFFQAKFERLK
- a CDS encoding N-acetyltransferase; the encoded protein is MVATQNNKIVGHILLTKILIKDSNGNLFESLGLAPMAVSPECQKSGIGGQLVKKGLELAKRLKFKSVVVLGHEHYYPKFGFEPANKWNIKAPFDVPSNFFMAIELEKDGLKNVAGTVIYPKEFEMV